The following proteins are co-located in the Elusimicrobiota bacterium genome:
- a CDS encoding GDP-mannose 4,6-dehydratase, with amino-acid sequence MRVLITGITGFAGSHLAEFLLSKNYEVHGIERWRSDTANIELFKNKVVLHECDIRDFHSVSSVMEKVKPEKIFHLAAQSFVPSSWGAPSETISTNVIGELNIFEAVRELKINPWIQIACSSEEYGMVHENEVPIKETNPLRPLSPYAVSKVAQDLLGYQYNQSYKLNIVRTRAFNHEGPRRGEVFVTSNFAKQIADIEKKKNPPVIYVGNLEARRDYTDVRDTVRAYWLATEKCIAGEVYNICSGRDWKIKDMLSYLLSLSKVKVEIKQDPARMRPSDVQILLGDNTKFVKQTGWKIEIPFEKTLEDLLNYWRERV; translated from the coding sequence ATGAGAGTTCTTATTACAGGTATTACTGGTTTTGCGGGAAGTCATCTGGCGGAATTTTTGCTTTCAAAAAACTATGAAGTTCATGGGATTGAAAGGTGGAGAAGTGATACGGCAAATATTGAATTATTTAAAAATAAGGTTGTTCTTCATGAATGCGATATAAGGGATTTTCATTCAGTTAGTAGCGTAATGGAGAAGGTAAAACCGGAAAAAATATTTCATCTCGCTGCGCAATCGTTCGTCCCGTCTTCATGGGGCGCACCTTCAGAAACGATATCAACAAATGTAATAGGAGAGTTGAATATTTTTGAAGCAGTAAGAGAGTTAAAAATTAATCCATGGATTCAGATTGCGTGTTCTTCTGAAGAATACGGTATGGTTCATGAAAATGAAGTCCCTATAAAGGAAACTAATCCTCTCCGGCCGCTTTCCCCATATGCAGTTTCAAAAGTGGCACAGGATTTGTTGGGTTACCAATACAATCAGAGCTATAAGCTCAATATAGTAAGAACTCGTGCATTCAATCACGAGGGTCCCCGTCGTGGAGAAGTTTTTGTAACCAGTAATTTTGCCAAGCAAATAGCAGATATAGAAAAGAAGAAAAACCCGCCGGTAATATATGTCGGTAATTTAGAGGCTCGCAGGGATTACACGGATGTCAGGGATACTGTCCGGGCATACTGGCTTGCAACAGAGAAATGTATTGCTGGTGAAGTTTATAATATTTGTTCCGGCAGGGACTGGAAAATAAAGGATATGCTTAGTTATTTATTAAGTTTATCAAAAGTTAAAGTCGAAATCAAACAGGATCCTGCAAGGATGAGACCGTCTGACGTTCAGATTTTGTTAGGTGATAACACGAAATTTGTAAAACAAACCGGCTGGAAGATAGAAATACCTTTTGAAAAAACACTGGAAGATTTACTTAATTACTGGCGGGAGAGGGTATAA
- the rfbB gene encoding dTDP-glucose 4,6-dehydratase codes for MKILVTGGAGFIGSNFILYILKKYKNYKIVNLDKLTYAGNIKNLASVANNTRYKFIKGDICNKKLVNSVMKDVDAVVHFAAESHVDRSILHADDFIKTNVVGTQILLDSALRNGNKRFHYVSTDEVFGELGKTGKFNENTSYSPRSPYSASKAAADHIVRAYFYTFGLPVTISNCSNNYGPYQFPEKLIPLFITNLIEGKKVPVYGKGMNIRDWIHVEDHNEGVDLILHKGKIGETYCLGGNAEIKNIDITKMILKEFGKGSEMMEFVVDRKGHDFRYAIDFAKIKKELGWYPRHTFEKGLKETIKWYKDNKNWWRPLKKKIIKNITKKQ; via the coding sequence ATGAAAATTTTAGTTACAGGCGGAGCCGGTTTTATAGGCAGCAATTTTATATTATATATTTTGAAAAAATATAAAAATTATAAAATTGTAAATTTAGATAAACTGACATATGCGGGTAATATAAAAAATCTTGCTTCTGTTGCAAATAACACAAGGTATAAATTTATAAAAGGAGATATTTGTAATAAGAAACTGGTAAATTCAGTAATGAAAGATGTTGACGCAGTGGTGCACTTTGCTGCTGAAAGTCATGTTGACAGGAGTATCCTGCATGCAGATGATTTTATAAAAACAAATGTTGTTGGGACACAGATTTTGCTGGATTCTGCATTAAGAAACGGTAACAAAAGGTTTCATTATGTTTCAACTGATGAGGTTTTTGGAGAACTGGGTAAGACAGGAAAATTCAACGAAAATACTTCTTATAGTCCTCGTTCTCCTTACTCTGCATCAAAGGCTGCAGCTGACCATATTGTTCGTGCTTATTTTTATACTTTCGGACTTCCTGTAACAATATCCAATTGTTCAAACAACTATGGTCCGTATCAGTTTCCTGAAAAGCTTATTCCTTTGTTTATTACAAATTTGATTGAAGGTAAAAAAGTTCCTGTATATGGTAAAGGTATGAATATCCGTGATTGGATTCATGTTGAAGACCACAATGAAGGTGTGGATTTAATTTTACATAAAGGGAAAATCGGTGAAACTTATTGTCTTGGCGGAAATGCGGAAATTAAAAATATCGACATAACAAAAATGATTTTGAAAGAGTTTGGCAAAGGTTCTGAAATGATGGAATTTGTTGTTGACAGGAAAGGTCACGATTTCAGATATGCAATCGATTTTGCAAAAATAAAAAAAGAACTTGGTTGGTATCCCAGACATACATTTGAAAAAGGTTTAAAAGAAACAATAAAATGGTACAAAGATAATAAGAATTGGTGGCGCCCGTTAAAGAAAAAAATTATTAAAAATATTACTAAAAAACAATAG
- a CDS encoding dTDP-4-dehydrorhamnose 3,5-epimerase family protein — protein MIKNVLLKELTIHKDERGALFEILRSDWPDFKKFGQAYITVCKTGWVKGWHYHKIQTDNFCVVKGKARIVLIDSKKKEFMEFELSEKKPALLTIPPKVIHGFECISKGESWIMNIPTEIYRYKKPDEYRIQLDDPTIPYNPWKKKKGW, from the coding sequence ATGATAAAAAATGTTTTGCTGAAAGAATTAACAATTCACAAGGATGAACGTGGAGCACTTTTTGAAATACTTCGCAGTGATTGGCCGGATTTTAAAAAGTTCGGGCAGGCATATATTACTGTATGTAAAACTGGCTGGGTTAAAGGATGGCATTATCATAAAATCCAAACAGATAATTTTTGTGTTGTAAAAGGCAAGGCTAGAATTGTTCTAATTGACTCTAAAAAAAAGGAATTTATGGAATTTGAGCTTTCAGAAAAGAAACCGGCGTTATTAACAATCCCGCCAAAGGTCATTCACGGGTTTGAATGCATTTCAAAAGGTGAGAGTTGGATTATGAATATTCCAACCGAAATTTATAGATATAAAAAGCCGGATGAATACCGTATTCAGTTGGATGATCCGACAATACCGTATAATCCGTGGAAAAAGAAAAAAGGCTGGTAG
- a CDS encoding glucose-1-phosphate thymidylyltransferase, protein MKALVLAGGKGTRLRPITHTSAKQLVPVANKPILFYGIEAIAESGIKEVGIIVGDTKNEIKTAVGDGSKFGVKVTYIEQSAPLGLAHAVKTAQDFLKEDEFVMYLGDNLIRDGIKTFVDEFKKKKPNSQILLAKVPNPQQFGVAELKDGKVVNLVEKPKQPKSDLALVGVYMFDKNIFEAVDNIKPSWRGELEITDAIQYLVSKKFVVIPHVINGWWKDTGKLEDMLEANRIILDTLEASNLGKIENSRIEGKVVIQKDAEVINSTVRGPVIIGENCKIINSYIGPFTSVYFNTVVENSEIEHSIILENSKIKDVKKIEDSLIGQNVEILKSEKKPTAYRIMVGDSSRVEII, encoded by the coding sequence ATGAAAGCATTAGTTTTAGCAGGTGGTAAGGGGACGCGATTAAGACCAATTACGCATACTTCGGCAAAACAGCTTGTTCCGGTGGCGAACAAGCCGATACTTTTCTATGGAATTGAAGCAATAGCAGAAAGCGGGATAAAAGAAGTAGGAATAATAGTTGGAGACACTAAAAATGAAATAAAAACTGCTGTTGGTGATGGAAGCAAATTCGGAGTTAAGGTTACTTACATAGAACAGTCTGCCCCGCTTGGTCTTGCGCATGCGGTAAAAACTGCACAGGATTTTCTAAAAGAAGATGAGTTCGTAATGTATCTTGGTGATAATTTAATCAGGGACGGTATCAAAACGTTCGTTGATGAGTTTAAAAAGAAAAAACCGAACTCGCAGATTTTACTTGCAAAGGTTCCTAATCCGCAACAGTTTGGTGTTGCAGAACTAAAGGATGGTAAAGTTGTAAATCTTGTTGAAAAACCGAAACAGCCGAAAAGCGATTTAGCGTTAGTCGGTGTTTATATGTTTGATAAAAATATTTTTGAGGCAGTTGATAACATAAAACCATCATGGAGAGGAGAATTGGAAATTACTGACGCTATACAGTATCTCGTGTCAAAGAAATTTGTAGTTATACCGCACGTAATTAATGGCTGGTGGAAGGATACGGGAAAACTCGAAGATATGCTTGAAGCAAATCGGATTATTTTGGATACTCTTGAAGCATCAAATTTAGGTAAAATTGAAAATTCAAGAATTGAAGGTAAAGTTGTAATTCAAAAAGATGCGGAGGTTATAAATTCAACAGTAAGGGGACCGGTTATTATTGGTGAAAACTGTAAAATAATCAATTCTTACATAGGTCCTTTTACATCTGTTTATTTTAATACCGTTGTTGAAAATAGCGAAATTGAGCATTCAATAATTTTGGAAAATTCAAAAATAAAAGATGTGAAGAAGATAGAAGATTCTTTAATAGGTCAAAACGTAGAAATTTTGAAATCGGAAAAGAAACCAACCGCTTATAGGATTATGGTTGGTGATTCCTCAAGGGTTGAAATAATATGA